The sequence GATCCTGGGGCGGATTGAGGCGTTTATCGCGGCGCGGGGCGCGAAATGACTAATGACTAATGTCTAATGACTAATCAAAAGGCAATGTCCAATGACTAACACAGACGAGCAAGCGCAGGATGGGGGCGGGCAGCGACCTGACAGGAAGGGGAGGAAACCTTACGACTTGGAGGAAAGGACGGCCCGTTTCGGCGAGGCAGCCATTGCATTTGCCAAGAGAATGCCTCAAACGCCGGTAACGGCGAGGATTATCCCGCAACTGGTGGGCGCGGGAACAAGCGTTGGGGCCAATTACGCCGAGGCGGACGATGCGGAATCGAAAAAGGACTTTCGCCATAAGATCGGCATCTGCCGCAAGGAGGCAAGGGAAAGCAAGCACTGGCTGCGTATGGTTGCCGCAGCCGTGCCTGAAATGAAAGAGGACGCCAGGAAACTGTGGCGCGAGGCCAAGGAGTTGCACCTGATCTTCGTGGCCATCCGGCGAAACACCAAGGTCTCGTGATTGGGCATTCGGCATTGCTGTTTGATTAGTCATTAGACATTAGTCATTCGGGGTCGGCGGCATCAGTAAGAGGACAACGGGCATGAGAAAGTATTATGACCAAATCACCCGCATCGCCGGCAACGTCGTCACGGTCGCTGCGCGCGGCGTGGGGTACGATGAACTGGCCGTCGTAACGGGCGAGCGGGGGACGAGCCTGGCCACCGTCATCCGCCTGGAGGGCGATCAGGTGTCGCTCCAGGTCTTCGCGGGGACGCAGGGCATCTCGACGAACGACCGGGTGCGGTTCCTCGGCCGGCCGATGCAGGTGCCCTTCTCGCCGGACCTCGTGGGGCGGGTCTTCGACGGCGCCGGGCGTCCGCGCGACGGCCGGCCGGAAATCGAGGCTGACCGCATCCCCATCGGCGGCCCGCCGGTGAACCCGACGCGCCGCAACCTGCCGTCGAAAATGATTCAGACCGGCATCCCGATGATCGACGTCTTCAATTCGCTCGTGGAGTCCCAGAAGTTGCCGATCTTCTCCGTCCCTGGAGAGCCCTACAACGACCTCCTGGCCCGCGTCGGCCTCCAGGCGGACGCCGACATCATC comes from Planctomycetota bacterium and encodes:
- a CDS encoding four helix bundle protein, which produces MEERTARFGEAAIAFAKRMPQTPVTARIIPQLVGAGTSVGANYAEADDAESKKDFRHKIGICRKEARESKHWLRMVAAAVPEMKEDARKLWREAKELHLIFVAIRRNTKVS